The following are encoded together in the Microbacterium hatanonis genome:
- a CDS encoding SGNH/GDSL hydrolase family protein — MRRILAVTLAAVGLTLVGCAPQQAAPPDDDGRPLVAFYGDSYTLGTGASSPDVRWSTRLAEDRGWREYNPSVNGLGFVNNRDARGADLPGDIIDSQPDIVVITMGLNDAFSFDARGTEIRDRIADDFDRLTGALPDARFVVVEPFWYTAERTDGLETIIGWVKDAAERIDADYIPGASSWIQGRDGEMAKDGLHPNDAGYDEIYRHMDAAFADIGL; from the coding sequence ATGCGTCGAATACTCGCCGTCACACTGGCGGCCGTCGGTCTCACCCTCGTGGGCTGCGCCCCGCAGCAGGCGGCACCGCCGGACGACGACGGTCGTCCGCTCGTGGCCTTCTACGGCGACTCGTACACGCTCGGGACGGGTGCCAGCTCCCCGGACGTGCGATGGTCGACCCGTCTCGCCGAAGACCGCGGATGGCGGGAGTACAACCCCAGCGTGAACGGACTCGGGTTCGTGAACAACCGCGATGCGCGCGGCGCCGACCTCCCCGGCGACATCATCGACTCCCAGCCCGACATCGTCGTCATCACGATGGGGCTCAACGACGCGTTCAGTTTCGATGCGCGCGGAACCGAGATCCGCGACCGCATCGCCGACGACTTCGACCGCCTGACCGGCGCGCTCCCCGACGCGCGCTTCGTGGTCGTCGAGCCGTTCTGGTACACCGCCGAGCGCACCGACGGCCTCGAGACCATCATCGGCTGGGTGAAGGACGCCGCGGAGCGCATCGACGCCGACTACATCCCGGGGGCCTCGTCCTGGATCCAGGGGCGCGACGGCGAGATGGCGAAAGACGGTCTGCACCCGAACGACGCCGGCTACGACGAGATCTATCGCCACATGGACGCGGCATTCGCTGACATCGGCCTCTGA
- a CDS encoding glycine cleavage system protein R codes for MATLVLTVVGADRAGLVAAVADEVDAHGGNWENSQLAELAGAFAGIIEVSVAEARVAPLRAALAHIRGLVTVTLPTTGSSRDSADRRFAVSVLGNDRPGIVREVSTTLSLRGFGIERMTTEVRDAPMSGGRVFEATIVAISAASADPDDLAAGLEQLANELQVDIAAID; via the coding sequence ATGGCCACCCTCGTCCTGACCGTCGTCGGTGCCGACCGAGCGGGTCTCGTCGCGGCCGTCGCCGACGAGGTCGACGCCCACGGCGGCAACTGGGAGAACAGTCAGCTCGCCGAGCTCGCCGGAGCCTTCGCCGGCATCATCGAGGTGTCGGTCGCCGAGGCCCGCGTCGCGCCGCTGCGCGCCGCGCTGGCCCACATCCGCGGGCTCGTGACGGTGACACTGCCGACGACGGGATCATCGCGCGACTCCGCCGATCGACGATTCGCGGTCTCGGTGCTCGGCAACGACCGGCCGGGCATCGTCCGGGAGGTGTCGACGACGCTCAGCCTGCGCGGCTTCGGCATCGAGCGGATGACGACGGAGGTGCGGGACGCGCCGATGTCGGGCGGGCGCGTGTTCGAAGCGACGATCGTGGCGATCTCCGCCGCATCCGCCGATCCCGACGATCTCGCCGCCGGACTCGAGCAGCTCGCGAACGAACTGCAGGTCGACATCGCGGCCATCGACTGA
- a CDS encoding endonuclease/exonuclease/phosphatase family protein, with product MTGVIGRVDAPELHVMTYNIRRRLGIDPRPADRWSRRQEPLRALLAAELPTILGVQEAMPDQAAFVAAALGPRYRSIGRGRNRDGRGEACPLFYDADRLELIEAEQTALSAQPDEPGSRSWGSVVPRIVVSAIFRDRATDARFRVMNTHFDPFSAAARVRSSEIVRGAAAEASEPVIVMGDLNAAASSPALRVLLSGGVLRDAWANARTHLTPGWGTFVNYRRPRADAPRIDWIVVTKGVRVLRAAIDGEPVDGRWPSDHLPVHAVVRVDEGGAAR from the coding sequence ATGACCGGCGTGATCGGACGGGTCGACGCGCCCGAGCTGCATGTCATGACCTACAACATCCGCCGACGCCTGGGCATCGATCCGCGTCCGGCCGACCGGTGGTCACGACGGCAGGAGCCCCTGCGCGCCCTGCTCGCCGCGGAGCTCCCCACGATCCTCGGCGTACAGGAGGCGATGCCCGATCAGGCGGCCTTCGTCGCCGCCGCGCTCGGGCCGCGCTATCGCTCGATCGGCCGTGGCCGCAATCGCGATGGACGCGGTGAGGCCTGTCCGCTGTTCTACGACGCGGATCGGCTCGAGCTGATCGAGGCCGAGCAGACCGCTCTGTCGGCGCAACCCGACGAGCCCGGGTCGCGATCATGGGGATCGGTCGTGCCGCGGATCGTCGTGTCGGCCATCTTCCGTGACCGCGCGACCGATGCCCGCTTCCGTGTCATGAACACGCACTTCGATCCGTTCTCCGCGGCCGCACGCGTGCGCTCGAGTGAGATCGTGAGAGGGGCGGCGGCAGAGGCCTCGGAGCCCGTGATCGTCATGGGCGACCTCAACGCCGCGGCGTCTTCGCCCGCGCTGCGCGTGCTGTTGTCCGGCGGAGTCCTGCGCGACGCGTGGGCGAACGCCCGAACGCACCTCACCCCCGGCTGGGGCACCTTCGTGAACTATCGTCGGCCGCGCGCCGACGCTCCCCGCATCGACTGGATCGTCGTCACGAAGGGCGTACGCGTGCTCCGCGCCGCGATCGACGGCGAACCCGTCGACGGTCGTTGGCCGTCGGATCACCTCCCCGTGCACGCCGTCGTCCGCGTCGATGAAGGCGGCGCGGCCCGATGA
- a CDS encoding glycosyltransferase family 2 protein, with protein MTNIPERRSPRASSAYVTVSVVIPVKDDAVALARCLAALAGQTRLADETIVVDNGSVDASADVARRAGARVVECARPGIPAASALGYDAATGAVILRLDADCVPDATWIEMVVAAFTRRPHVAAFTGGARFVDGPRMLRRPLAFAYLLAYTLVTAPALGHLPLFGSNVALRREAWIDVRSAVHRHDAMLHDDVDLAFHLGERHRIGRLPSAAMGMSMRPFASLSGFKRRIDRGFRTVTVHWPHDFPPHRWRRVAIHRRSARRGRALSSSAR; from the coding sequence GTGACGAACATCCCCGAACGACGCAGCCCCCGAGCGTCGTCCGCCTACGTGACCGTCTCGGTGGTGATCCCCGTGAAGGACGACGCCGTCGCGCTCGCGCGATGCCTCGCCGCCCTGGCGGGCCAGACACGGCTGGCCGACGAGACGATCGTGGTCGACAACGGCTCGGTCGACGCCTCGGCCGACGTCGCCCGCCGTGCCGGTGCGCGCGTCGTGGAGTGCGCACGCCCGGGCATACCCGCGGCCAGCGCACTCGGCTACGACGCCGCAACCGGAGCGGTCATCCTCCGCCTCGACGCGGACTGCGTCCCCGACGCGACGTGGATCGAGATGGTCGTCGCCGCCTTCACCCGCCGTCCGCACGTCGCGGCGTTCACCGGCGGTGCGCGCTTCGTCGACGGACCGCGGATGCTGCGCCGTCCGCTGGCCTTCGCATACCTCCTCGCCTACACCCTCGTCACGGCGCCGGCACTCGGGCACCTCCCCCTCTTCGGCTCGAACGTGGCGCTGCGCCGGGAGGCGTGGATCGACGTGCGCTCGGCCGTGCACCGGCACGACGCGATGCTGCACGACGACGTCGATCTCGCGTTCCACCTCGGCGAGCGCCACCGCATCGGGCGGCTCCCCTCGGCGGCGATGGGGATGTCGATGCGGCCCTTCGCCAGCCTCTCGGGGTTCAAGCGGCGGATCGACAGGGGATTCCGCACGGTGACCGTGCACTGGCCCCACGATTTTCCGCCCCACCGGTGGCGTCGGGTCGCGATTCACCGACGCAGCGCCCGGCGCGGTCGTGCCCTGTCGTCGTCAGCACGATGA
- a CDS encoding biopolymer transporter Tol: protein MAEDENDRWLVIDGRRWRRTDPCLPDDLAAALRSHLGKGRSGVGAAKRAGDDEAVAAARRRVGLAKHGLGERGPYWWDEPEDDRIARAHDALAELDALDRASRG, encoded by the coding sequence ATGGCCGAAGACGAGAACGACCGCTGGCTGGTCATCGACGGGCGTCGATGGCGCCGCACGGATCCCTGCCTCCCCGACGATCTCGCCGCGGCGCTGCGCTCGCACCTCGGGAAGGGACGCTCGGGTGTCGGGGCGGCGAAGCGCGCGGGCGATGACGAGGCGGTCGCGGCGGCCCGGCGCCGCGTCGGACTCGCCAAGCACGGACTCGGAGAGCGTGGTCCGTACTGGTGGGACGAACCCGAGGACGACCGCATCGCACGGGCGCACGACGCGCTCGCCGAGCTCGACGCGCTCGATCGCGCGTCGAGAGGGTGA
- a CDS encoding pyridoxamine 5'-phosphate oxidase family protein yields MTATPSELEKLASLLKDFRFAMLTSRDEDGKLTAHPLTVQESEFDGDLWFIIGRHASAVEHVSRDANVGVSFSSNDSWLSLAGTASIVDDGAKLRELWNPAVEAWFPEGPEDPNVTLLKVDTVSGEYWDSPGGKVATIVALVKHKVTGEKYEGDNEKFDL; encoded by the coding sequence ATGACCGCAACCCCCTCCGAACTCGAGAAGCTCGCGAGTCTGCTCAAGGATTTCCGTTTCGCGATGCTGACCAGCCGCGATGAGGACGGCAAGCTCACCGCCCACCCGCTGACCGTGCAGGAGAGCGAGTTCGACGGCGACCTGTGGTTCATCATCGGCCGTCACGCCTCGGCCGTGGAGCACGTCTCCCGTGACGCGAACGTGGGCGTCTCCTTCAGCTCGAACGACTCCTGGCTGTCGCTGGCGGGCACCGCCAGCATCGTCGACGACGGCGCGAAGCTGCGCGAGCTGTGGAACCCGGCCGTCGAGGCTTGGTTCCCCGAGGGACCCGAAGACCCGAACGTCACGCTCCTCAAGGTCGACACCGTCAGCGGCGAGTACTGGGACAGCCCCGGAGGCAAGGTCGCCACGATCGTCGCCCTGGTGAAGCACAAGGTCACCGGCGAGAAGTACGAGGGCGACAACGAGAAGTTCGACCTCTGA